A window from Centropristis striata isolate RG_2023a ecotype Rhode Island chromosome 4, C.striata_1.0, whole genome shotgun sequence encodes these proteins:
- the psmd2 gene encoding 26S proteasome non-ATPase regulatory subunit 2, which produces MEEAKNKENKQPEKTDEKDKEKEKGQQSSGKDKEKKEEQELSEEDKQLQEDLEMMVERLGEKDTSLYRPALEELRRLIRSSTTSMTSVPKPLKFLRPHYGKLKEVFEGMAPGENKRFCADVVSVLAMTMSGERECLKYRLLGSQEELASWGHEYVRHLAGEVAKEWQEVEENDKTQQETLLKLVKEIVPYNMAHNAEHEACDLLMEIERLDMLEDYIDENAYGKVCLYLTSCVSYVPEPENSALLRCALNIFRKFNRYPEALRLALMLNDVELVENIFTSCKDIVIQKQMAFMLGRHGMFLELNEDVEDYEDLTEIMSNVQLNSNFLALARELDIMEPKVPDDIYKTHLENNRFGGSGSQVDSARMNLASSFVNGFVNAAFGQDKLLTDDGNKWLYKNKDHGMLSAAASLGMILLWDVDGGLTQIDKYLYSSEDYIKSGALLACGIVNSGVRNECDPALALLSDYVLHNSNVMRIGAIFGLGLAYAGSNREDVLSLLLPVMGDSKSSMEVVGVTALACGMIAVGSCNGDVTSTIVQTIMEKSEQELKDTYARWLPLGLGLNHLGKGEAIETTLAALQVVPEPFRSFANTLVDICAYAGSGNVLKVQQLLHICSEHYEAKEKEKEEDKDKKDKKDKDKKETSADMGSHQGVAVLGIALIAMGEEIGSEMALRTFGHLLRYGEPTLRRAVPLALALISVSNPRLNILDTLSKFSHDADPEVSHNSIFAMGMVGSGTNNARLAAMLRQLAQYHAKDPNNLFMVRLAQGLTHLGKGTLTLCPYHSDRQLMSQVAVAGLLTVLVSFLDVKNIILGKSHYILYGLVAAMQPRMLVTFDEELRPLPVSVRVGQAVDVVGQAGKPKAITGFQTHTTPVLLAHGERAELATEEYLPVTPILEGFVILRKNPNYET; this is translated from the exons ATGGAGGAGGCCAAAAACAAAGAGAATAAGCAGCCCGAAAAGACCGATGAGAAGgacaaggagaaggagaaggggcAGCAGTCCTCTGGGAAGGAcaaggagaagaaagaggagcAAGAACTG TCAGAGGAAGACAAACAGCTACAAGAAGACCTGGAGATGATGGTGGAGAGATTGGGT GAGAAGGACACATCGCTGTACCGTCCTGCATTGGAGGAGCTTCGCAGACTAATCCGCTCCTCAACCACCTCCATGACCTCAGTACCCAAGCCCCTCAAATTCCTGCGCCCACACTATGGCAAGCTCAAAGAGGTCTTTGAGGGCATGGCTCCAGGAGAGAACAAG CGTTTCTGTGCGGATGTGGTGTCAGTGCTGGCCATGACCATGAGCGGTGAGAGGGAGTGTCTGAAGTACCGTCTCCTCGGCTCCCAGGAAGAGCTGGCCTCCTGGGGACATGAATATGTCAG GCATCTGGCCGGTGAAGTGGCTAAAGAGTggcaggaggtggaggagaacgACAAGACGCAGCAGGAGACGCTGCTAAAACTAGTGAAAGAGATTGTGCCCTACAACATGGCCCACAATGCCGAGCACGAGGCGTGCGACCTGCTGATGGAGATTGAGAGGCTGGACATGCTGGAGGACTACATTGATGAAAACGCCTACGGCAAAGTCTGTCTGTACCTCACTAG CTGTGTGAGCTACGTTCCTGAGCCAGAAAACTCAGCGCTGCTGAGATGTGCTCTGAACATCTTCAGGAAGTTCAACCGCTATCCAGAAGCCCTGCGCCTGGCGCTGATGCTGAACGACGTGGAGCTCGTAGAAAACATCTTCACATCCTGCAAAGACAT AGTTATCCAGAAGCAAATGGCCTTCATGCTGGGTCGCCATGGCATGTTCCTGGAGCTCAATGAGGACGTAGAGGACTATGAGGACTTGACAGAGATCATGTCTAATGTGCAGCTCAACAGCAACTTCTTGGCTCTGGCCAGAGAG TTGGACATCATGGAACCCAAAGTCCCAGATGACATCTACAAAACACACCTGGAAAACAACA GGTTTGGAGGCAGTGGCTCCCAGGTGGACTCGGCTCGTATGAACTTGGCCTCTTCCTTCGTGAACGGCTTCGTCAATGCAGCCTTTGGACAGGACAAGCTGCTCACAGACGATGGCAACAAATGGTTGTACAAGAACAAGGACCACG GTATGTTGAGCGCTGCAGCCTCTCTGGGTATGATCCTGCTTTGGGACGTGGATGGCGGTCTGACTCAGATTGACAAATATCTCTATTCCTCCGAGGACTACATCAAG TCTGGTGCCCTCTTGGCCTGTGGTATTGTCAACTCGGGTGTGAGGAACGAATGCGACCCCGCCCTCGCCCTGCTCTCTGACTATGTCCTCCACAACAGCAACGTCATGAGGATAGGAGCCATCTTTGG ACTGGGCCTGGCGTATGCTGGCTCCAACAGAGAAGACGTCCTTTCCCTGCTTCTCCCTGTCATGGGAGACTCCAAATCCAGCATGGAG GTGGTCGGAGTGACGGCGCTGGCATGCGGTATGATCGCAGTAGGATCTTGTAACGGTGACGTGACCTCCACGATCGTCCAGACCATCATGGAGAAGAGCGAACAGGAGCTGAAGGACACGTACGCTCGCTGGTTGCCTTTAGGCCTGGGACTCAACCACCTGG GTAAAGGAGAGGCGATTGAGACGACCCTTGCAGCTCTACAGGTTGTACCTGAACCTTTCCGCAGCTTTGCCAACACATTAGTGGATATCTGTGCATATGCAG GTTCTGGTAATGTGCTGAAGGTACAGCAGCTTCTCCATATCTGCAGTGAGCACTATGAAGCCAAGGAGAAGGAAAAAGAGGAGGACAAGGACAAGAAGGATAAGAAGGACAAAGATAAGAAGGAGACTTCTGCCGACATGGGCTCCCACCAG GGTGTTGCTGTTCTTGGTATTGCTCTGATTGCCATGGGGGAGGAGATCGGTTCTGAAATGGCACTGCGGACATTTGGACATCTG CTGCGTTATGGCGAGCCCACCCTGAGGCGAGCGGTGCCCCTCGCCCTGGCTCTTATTTCCGTGTCCAACCCTCGTTTGAATATCTTGGACACCCTCAGCAAGTTCTCCCATGATGCTGACCCTGAGGTCTCCCACAACTCCATCTTTGCCATGGGCATGGTGGGCAGTG GCACAAATAACGCACGTCTGGCCGCCATGCTGCGACAGCTGGCACAGTACCACGCCAAAGACCCAAACAATCTCTTCATGGTGCGACTGGCTCAG GGTCTGACTCACCTGGGCAAAGGCACACTGACACTCTGTCCCTACCATAGCGACAGGCAGCTGATGAGTCAGGTGGCCGTGGCCGGACTGCTCACCGTGCTCGTTTCCTTCCTTGACGTCAAGAACA taatCCTGGGGAAATCTCACTACATTCTCTACGGCCTGGTAGCAGCCATGCAGCCACGTATGCTGGTCACCTTCGACGAGGAGCTACGGCCACTGCCAGTGTCTGTCAGAGTTGGACAG gCTGTGGACGTGGTTGGCCAGGCAGGCAAGCCAAAGGCCATCACAGGTTTCCAGACTCACACCACACCAGTGCTGCTGGCTCATGGAGAGAGGGCCGAGCTGGCCACAGAGGAGTACCTCCCCGTCACCCCCATCCTGGAGGGCTTTGTTATCCTCCGCAAGAACCCCAACTATGAAACCTAA